The following proteins are co-located in the Palaemon carinicauda isolate YSFRI2023 chromosome 30, ASM3689809v2, whole genome shotgun sequence genome:
- the LOC137623584 gene encoding uncharacterized protein encodes MSRLEATSLHPKDETRQRALEKEIQDLLHKVATQAVAADLLGFFSHLFPVKKASGGWCPVNDLSALNCFIAKTAFRMETARTVLSAIREGNFMLSLDLKDAYFPILVHPSSRKILRFMWGEVDFKFHPLCFGLSTAPQVFTRI; translated from the coding sequence ATGTCGAGGCTCGAGGCCACTTCCCTACACCCCAAGGACGAAACACGTCAGAGGGCCTTAGAGAAGGAAATTCAAGACCTGCTTCACAAAGTGGCTACTCAGGCAGTGGCCGCTGATCTGCTGGGCTTCTTCAGCCACCTGTTCCCAGTGAAGAAGGcctcgggtggctggtgcccagtcAACGATCTCTCGGCTCTCAACTGTTTCATCGCCAAGACTGCTTTCAGGATGGAAACAGCCAGGACGGTTCTGTCAGCTATCAGGGAAGGGAACTTCATGCTATCCCTGGACCTCAAAGATGCATATTTCCCGATCCTGGTGCACCCTTCTAGCAGGAAAATCCTCAGGTTCATGTGGGGAGAAGTAGACTTCAAGTTCCACCCCCTCTGCTTTGGCCTGTCGActgcacctcaggtcttcaccagaaTCTAA